The Pyxidicoccus sp. MSG2 DNA segment GACCACGCCGCGAGCGGCGCGGCGCCCGGCACTCGCACGCGGTACAGCAGCGAGCCCGGGCTCAGTGCAGCCACCACCAGCAGCGCGAAGGCGCAGGCCACCAGCGAGTAGCCAAAGCCCGTCATCGCGAAGCCGTACCCGTAGCCGTCGATGTAGTAGTACCGCGCGAGCAGCGCGAAGAGGACCGTGGTGGCGAGCACTCCCGCGCCCAGCGTGGCCCCGCCCCGGCCGGTGACGCGCTTCCAGAGTTCTGGATGGAAGTTCTTCAGCATGGCGATGGCCACACCGGGCAGGAACTCGTCGAAGCGGCAGAACGAGGAGTAGTAGATGTTCGGGTAGTAGCCCTCGACGGCGCCGCCCTCCTCCAGTCCGTACCGGAACCACAGCACGCAGCGCAGCGTGACACCGGCGACCATCAGCCCCGCCAGCGCGAACCAGGCCACCCGCTTCGACAGGGAGCGGCCGAAGTGCAGCGCGCCGACGATGACCAGCGGGAGCAGGACGTAGAACTGCTCCTCGATGCACAGCGACCATGCATGGGAGAATGCCGTGCCCGGCTGCAGCCACAGGTTCTGTGTGAAGGTGAGGAAGCGCCACAGCGGCGGGGGCGTCTTGCCGCCCATGAGCGTGGGCAGCGTGAAGTACAGCGCCAGCACCACGTAGTAGTTGGGCAGCGTCCGCAGCAGGCGTCGGAGGTAGAACGCTCGCAGCGACAGCGACTTCCCCTTCGTGACGCCGGAGAGGAGCTGGTTTCCAATCAGGTAACCGCTCAGCACGAAGAACAGGTCCACCCCCGTCCAGCCCACGGTGCTGACCCAGCCGAAGGTCGGCTCGCCGCTGACGAACACCCTGTAGTGGTAGGCGAACACCAGCAGGATGGCGACCGCTCGGAGCGTGTCGAGCCCATCGAACCGGGGGGAAGTCTGCGCGGAAGTCACGGTGCGAACCCTCGTCCCGGGAGCGGCGGGCTCCCATGGCTGTAGCACCGGAGCGTGGGCCGGAAAGACCCACCCCGCCACTTTGCGGCGGCGCCCCGCGGATGTGTCCTGCGCCGCGCAGGCGGGCTGCACCCCGAGCCGTTGCCGCTCCGGCGCGCGCCTCCCTAACTCCACCCCCTTCGTCGCGGTCCTTCGCCGACAAGGGGGAAACATGTCCGGGTATCGCCTCATCTCAGGGCTCGTGGGGCTGGGGGTCCTGCTTGGCTTCGCCCGGCCCGCCGAGGCCGCGTGCAGCTACGCGGCGTGCACCGCCCTATCGGCCGTGGACCGCACCTTCACCTCGGGCACGCGGTGGGCGTTCTCCGTCCAGAGCTGCCCGTGTGAGGGGTTGTCCATCCGGAATGCCTCCTTCACGCCTCGGGGAGGCACGTCGCGGGTGGTGCTCTCGCAGGCGGCCATCGCGGAGATTCACGTCCCCTATCTCGTGGGCACGCCCCGCCTCCTGGACGTCACCCGGGATTCCGAGGGGCTGGGCGTCAGGGCCATCCAGCTGAGCCAGGCGGAGTGCGCGGGAGGCACGCTGCTGGCCAACAACCGCATCTGCGTGAACATCGAGGACCGCGGCTACGCCTGGAAGTTGTCGACCACCTTCCAGCGGGGCGAGCTCGTCTCGGTGACCATGGCCTCGCAGCTCGGCACGTACACGTACATCAACCGGTGGGAGTTCCACGATGATGGGACCATCCAGCCCATGCTGGGGATGACGGGGCGGCTCGCGTATTACGGGACGACCGTGGCCTATGCGCCCTATGGCAGTCGCATGGACTCCGTGGCGAACCCGACGCCGTCCTACGGGCTCACCCACATGCACAACGTCTATTACCGGATGGACTTCGACCTCGGTGGCTCGGCGAACGACGCCATCGCTCGGATGACCCTCCAGCCGTCCACGGCCCCGTCTCCCGGGAGCACCTGCGCCACGCCGGGAACCTGCTGGACGAACGTGGAGACGCCCATCCTGACCGAGTCCGCCCATGACATCGTCGCCGAGGCCTATTCGACGTGGCACATCTACGACAAGCAACTCACCAACAGCGACGGGCGCAGCGTGGGCTATGAGCTCGTCCCCAAGCTCGATGGATTGTGGACCGGACAGGTCACCACCGATGAGCCCTGGTCCCAACACGAGGTCTGGGTCACCCGGTTCAATGCCTGCGAGACGCTCGCGGTGAGGAACTTCCCTCCCCACATCAGGTCGACCTGCGCCTCCGCTCCTTCGAATGTGGGCGCCATGGTCGACGGCCAATCCGTGGATGGGCAGGACCTGGTGGTCTGGTACGTCAACCGGCACCTGCACACGCCTCGTGACGAGGACGAGGTCAACATGCCCACCGAGTGGATGTCCTTCACGCTCAAGCCGAGAAGCTTCCACCACCGGAACCCGCTCGAGCCCTGAGCGCGTCCCGGCCCTTGCTTCAGTCCCCTCGCAGCGCAATCGCGGGCGGCACACGGGCGGCCCGGCGCGCCGGCAGCAGCGCGGCGAGGAAGGCCACCGCGCCGAGCACCAGCACCACTCCCGCGTAGGTCATCGGGTCCACGGGGCGTACCCCGCTGAGCAGGTGTGTGAGCGCGCGGCTGGCCCCGGCGGCGAGGCCGAGCCCCACCACCAGGCCCGCCGCGGTGAGACCCAGATAGCGGCCCAGCACCAGGCCCGTCACCTGCCGCTCCCGCGCGCCCAGTGCCATGCGGATGCCCAGTTCGCGCGTGCGCTGCAGCACCGCGTACGCCACCACGCCGTAGAGCCCCACCGCAGCGAGCAGCAGCGCCACGCCCGCGAAGAGCCCCACCAGCAGCAGGTAGAAGCGCAGCGGCGCCACCGTGCCGTCCACCACCGAGGACAGCGTGCGCACGCTGCTGACCGCGAGGCTCGCGTCCAGGGCGCGAAGCTCCGCGCGCACCGCCGACGCCAGCGCGAGCGGCTCTCCGTCCGTGCGCACGAGCAGCGTCATGCCGGTGCCTCGCGCCTGCTCGTAGGGCACGAACAGTTCCGGCACGGCGGGCGCCCCGAGCCCGTCGAGGGCCTGGTCCTCCACCACCCCCACCACCCGGCCTCCGAAGGCGCCGTTGCCCCAGTCCATCTCCGTGCTCACGGTGTGGCCGACAGGGTCCTCGTCGGGCCAGAAGCGGCGCGCCGCCTCGGCGCTGACGAGCACCACGCGCCCGCCCCTGTCTTCCGCCGTCAGGCCCCGGCCGCGCAGCACCTTCACGCGCAGCGCCTCCAGCGCTCCCGGAGTGATGATGCGCACCCGCGTCTCCCACGGCGCATCCCCCGGAGCCGAGGGCCGATGCGCGTCCTTCAGGGGGACGGTCCACTTGATGCCCCCGTCCATGGGCAGCAGGCTCACCGCGCCCGCCGCCTTCACGCCAGGCAGCGCGCGCACCCGCTCCAGCAGGGAGTCGTAGAAGGCCTCGGGTGCGGCGCTGCCGAAGCGGTAGTGCAGGGGTGGCAGCTCCATCCTCACCGTCAGCACGCCCTCGGGCTGGAAGCCCGGCTCGGCGCCGCGCAGGTGGACGAAGCTGCGCAGGAGCAGGCCCGCGCTCACCAGCAGCAGCACCGCGAGCGCCGTCTCCCCGATGATGAGGACCGAGCGCGTGCGGTGGCGATGCGCGCTGGTGCCACCGCCGCCGCTCACCGCGCGCAGGCCGCGCCCCAGGTCCGCCCGCGCGGCGTGCAGCGCCGGCACGAGCCCGAAGAGGAACGTGGTGAGCACCGCCAGCCCGGCCGTGAAGGCCAGCACGGTGCGATTGAGTGCCACCTCGTCGATGCGCGGAATGTCGCGGGGGCCGAAGAGGGCCAGTGCATCCAGCGCCCACATCGCCGCGAGCAGGCCCGCCCCGCCGCCCAGCACGGAGAGCAGCGCGCTCTCCAGCAGCAACTCGCGCGCGAGGCGGCCCCGGCTGGCGCCCAGGGCCAGCCGGACGGACAGCTCCCCCTCTCGCGAGGTGGCGCGCGCCAACAGGAGATGCGTGAGGTTGGCGCAGGCGATGAGCAGCACCAGCCCCACCGCCCCCAGGAGCAGCAGGAGCGAGGGCCGCACGTTGCCCAGCAGCACGTCACGCAGCAGCTCCACGCTGGCGCCCGTGTCCGCGTTCGTCTTCGGGTACTGCTCGGCCAGCCGGCGGGCGATACCGGAGACTTCCGTGCGCGCCTCCTCCAGGCTCACACCCGGGGCGAGCCGGCCGTACACCTCCAGCCAGTGCGCGCCGCGTGCCTCCGACTTCACCATGCTCGCGTCCCATTGCAGGGGCGTCCACAGCTCCGAGCGCGCGGGGAAGTCGAAGCCGGGCGCCGCCACGCCCACCACCGTCCACGGCTGCGGGCCGCCCAAATCCAACGAGCGGCCCAGCACGGACGGGCTGCCGCCGAAGCGCCGCTGCCACAGTCCATGGGAGAGCACCGCCACCTGGGGCGCGCCCGGTGCGTCGTCGCCCGCCTGGAGTCCCCGGCCCAGCTGCACGCCCGCGCCGAGCACCTGGAAGAACTCCGCCGACACCAGCCCCGTCTGGATTTTCTCCGGCGAGGACTCCGGGCCGTCGGCCCCCAGCGTCACCGCCGCGCTCGCCAGGCCCACCACGCCCTCGAAGGCACGGGCCTGCTCGCGCACGTCCCTCAAGTCCAACGGCGAGGTGGGGCCGGGGCCCTGCCTGCCCACCGTGTACAGGCGCACCAGCCGGGCGTCGTCGCGCATGGGCAGTGGCCGCAGCAGCACCGCATGCACCACGCTGAAGATGGCCACATTGGCACCGATGCCGAGGGCCAGCGTGGCCACCGCCACCACCGTGAAGGTGGGGCTGCGACGCAGCCGGCGCAGCGCGAGCCGGAGGTCCTGGAGGAGGGTGTCCATTCCAGGACCCGGGAGCATGGACCATGCCAGCCCGCACGGCCAACCCCGCCCGGACGGCGGGCAGGCACGGCGGGAGACACACGTGCCCGGCGCTGGGAATCTTCATTCCCGCATCCGGACAGGCGTCGTCACGGGAGCGCTCAGAACGGCTCGAAGCAGTCGTAGTTGCGCTGCGAGAGGATGCGGCCGTCCTTGAAGGTGAGGAACATGCCGCAGGCGGCGCGCAGCTCCGCCCCCACGGCCAGCGTGCGCAGCGGCACCGCGAGCGTGCCCGTCCAGTCCACCTCCAGCGCCACGGTGTCGCCCTGCTCCATCGTGCCGCGCACGGCGTAGCGCTGCGACGACAGCAGCGTCTTCGCGCGCTCCGAGTCCTCGAGCAGCTTCTTCAGCTCCCGCGTCTGGCCGTTGCGGGTGAGCGCATTGGGGTACTCGCGTTGCACCGCATCCGGGTGGAAGAAGGGCGCCAGTGCTTCGCCCGCCACTCCGTTCTCCAGGGCCTGGAGGTAGCGCAGCGCGGTGTCGAGGTTCGTCGTGGACATGGACTCCTCCGGGAAATTGCACAACCCATGTTGCACGACCATACGTCTTCCAGCACCTGCCGGGCGGCCCGCGCTCCATCGTGCCATGCTCGCGCGCCATGGCCCTTCCCCTGGAAGACTACGCACTCATCGGTGACACGCAGAGCGCCGCGCTGGTTGGCAAGGACGGCTCCATCGACTGGTTGTGCTGGCCGCGCTTCGACTCGGACGCGTGCTTCGCCGCGCTGCTGGGCGACGCGTCCCACGGACGGTGGCTGCTCGCCCCGGCGGGCGGCATCCTCAAGGTGACACGCCGCTACCGCCCCGGCTCGCTGGTGCTGGAGACGGACTACGAGACGGAGGACGGCGCGGTGCGCGTGGTGGACTGCATGCCCCCGCGCGGCAGGGAGCCGGACCTCGTGCGCGTGGTGTACGGCCTGAAGGGCTCCGTCCCCATGCGCATGGAGTTGCTCGCCCACTTCGGCTACGGCGACCGCTCGCCGTGGGTGCGCCTCCATGACGACCATGCGTCCGCGCGCGCGGGTCCGGACTCGGTGGCCCTGCGCACCCCCGTGAAGCTGCAACGGCGGGGTGGACTCTTCACCGCGGACTTCCCGGTGGAACCGGGTGCGCGCGTGCCCTTCGTCCTCTCCTGGCACCCCTCGCACGAACCGCCGCCGCCCCCGCTGGACGCGCTGGCCGCCGTGGCGGACACCGAGGCGTGGTGGAAGGAATGGTCCTCGCGCCTGGTGTCCACCGGGCCGTGGCACGAGCACGTCGAGCGCTCGCTCATCACGCTCAAGGCGCTCACGTACTCGCCCACGGGGGGCATCGTCGCGGCGCCCACCACGTCGCTGCCGCTGTCCTCGGGAGGCCGTCCTGGCGACGCGCGCTTCTGCTGGCTGGGCGACGCGACGAATGCGCTCCAGGCGCTGCTGGACGGGGGCTACCTGGACGAGGCCCGCGCGTGGCGCGACTGGCTGGTGCGCGCGGTGGCCGGCGAGCCGGACGAATTGCAGTCCTCGTACGGCGTCGCGGGGGAGCGGCGCTTCCCCGAGCAGGAATTGCCGTGGCTGCCCGGCTACGAGGGCGCGCGGCCGGCGCGCATCGGCCATGCGCCCCGTCGCGGCCTGGGCACCGAGGACGTGGGCGAGGTCATGGGGTGCTTCAGCGACGCCGCGCGCCGGGGACTGCCTCCCAGCGGCGACGCGTGGGCACTGCAGCGGGCCATGCTCGAGCACCTGGAGGGGGCGTGGCTCCGGACTCCGGCGGAAGGGCCGGCCCTCACGTATCCCCGGGTGATGGCGTGGGTGGCGGTGGACCGGGCGCTGGAGAGCGCCGCGCGCTTCGGCCTGGATGCGCCGGTGGAGCGCTGGAAGCGGCTGCGCTCGGACGTGCACGCGGAGGTGTGCCGCGACGGCTTCGACTCGCGGAGCGGTGCCTTCACCCGTGAGTACGGCGGCCGAGGCCTGGACGCGCGGCTGCTGCGCCTGGGGCGGTTGGGCTTCCTGCCCGCTGTCGACGCGCGCGTGCGCGGCACGGTGGAGGCGGTGGAGCGCGGCCTGGGCGAGGGGGACTTCGTGCGCCAGGACGACTCGCGCGGCGCGGGCGTGTCCCTGGTGTGCAGCTTCTGGCTGGCGGACAGCCTGCACCTCATGGGCCGGCGCGACGAGGCCCGCGTCCTGTTCGAGCGGCTCCTCCAGGTGCGCAACGACGTGGGCCTGCTGCCGGAGGAGTATGACCCGCGCAAGCGCCGCATGGCCGGCCACTTCCCGCACACGTCCAGCCACGTGGCCCTGGTCCAGGCGGCCATGGGGCTGTCGCGGGGCACCGCGCTGACGGGGGAGGGTGCCTGAAAAGCAGAAGCCCCTCCGTGCGGCATGCACGGAGGGGCCTGTCTTTCAATCTGTAGCCGAACTCCCGCCTACTTGCAGGAGCGCGCCGGCATGCCGTCAATCCAGTCGGCGATGAGCTGCGAGCCCTGGTCGTGCCGGAGGGCGCGGCCAAGCTGCGGCATCATCTTCCCGGACTCCACCGTGTTGAGCCGGTACCAGAGGATGGACACCGTGTGGTCGCCGGGGACGATGTCGAACTCGCCGCCCACACCACTGCCCGCCGAGCCCGGCCGCTTGCAGGCACCCATGTTCAGGGTGAGCTCCTCGGTGCTGTCGATGTCGAGGAACAGCTGGCTGGTATCCCCCGCCGTCGCATTCCGCCGGTGGCAGTGCGCGCAGTTGATGTCCAGGTAGGTGCGGGCCCGGATGCTCAGGTCCGCATCCGCCGGGTTGAACGCGTCCGGCGCGCGCGGCAGCTGGATGGCCGGAGGCGCCCCCGTCAGCTTCCCCAGCTCCGCCAGATGCTGGAGCTGGTTGACCTGCACCCCGCCGTAGTCGTGGTTCCGGTTGAGGTAGCGGGCCTTCACACCGATGGGGAGCAGCACCTGGTTCTGTGCCGCGTCCAGGATGTGGTGGCACTGGCTGCACTGGTTCTTGCTGGGCACCAGGTAGTCGAGCGTCCGGGACACGCCGTCCGCGCCGATGAACGTGAGGTTGCGCACCACGCGGCCGCCGTTGGCCAGCGTGGCCTCCGTCTGGGCGTCGTTCCAGAAGTACGGGTACGCCTCCCAGCCGCCGGGCTGCCGCACCAGCACGCGCGTCTCGATGACACGCACGTTCTTCTCCGGCTCGCGGAGGTCCGCGGGGAAGGAGAACGTCTTGGTGATGAGCGTGCCCACCGGCAAATCCAGCACGTCCTTGGGCTGATACGCCGCCTTCTTCCCCGGGGGGATGTAGAGCGTGCGGGACTTGAGGGCGTAGTCGGAGAAGAGCGCCGTGGTCAGCTCGTAGGGGACGTTGCCCTCCACCGGCACGAGCCCGCCCGTCGCCGGGCTGCCGGTGAAGAGGCCCAGGTCCGACAGGTTCGTGGGGATGACCACCGAGCCGTCCGGCAGCCCCGGCCCGGCGTCCGGTGTCCCCGCGTCCCCGCCGCCATCCGGAGTCCCGCTGTCCTCGCCCGCGTCCGTGCCGGCATCCACCCCGGCGTCCGCGGTGCCACTGTCCACCGGCGGTGTGCCGGAGTCCTCCTGGGAGGTCCCCGCGTCGGGCCCCGTCCCGGGCGGGTCATCACCGCCGGAGCACGAGGCCACCGCTGCGGTCAGCAACACCGCGGCGAGGCCCCATCCGAGTCCGGAGCTGAACGGCTTGCGCATGCGACGCTTCTCCTCCGACACCCGCATCGACGACGGCCTCAGGGAAGCGCCAGCGCCGGAGCGAAGCCGGAGCAGTTGAACGGCGCCGCGCCCTGCGAGTAGCGGCGCGTCTCCGCGAAGGCGCCGGGCACGTCCGGCGACGCGGACATGAGCTTCGCGGCGACGGCCTGCAGGTCGAAGTCCACGATGGCTTCCTTGGTCGTGGCCGGCAGCGTGTTGCCGGTGAAGCAGATGTTGATGGGGTTCTTCAGCGTCTCGTTGCGCGGCGCCGGGTCGATGCCGTCCCAGAGCAGGTGCTCCACGCGCGTCGTGGCCTGCGTCGCGGCGCCGTAGGCGTACACCGCGGCCACCAGCGCGCCCAGCGGGCGGCGCTCCGCGTCCGTCTTGCCGTTGTCCACCGCCTGGCCGCTGCCACCCGTGAAGGTGTTGCCGTGGATGTAGACGTCCGCGCTGTTGAAGTTGAAGAACGCGGCGCTCCACAGGCTCAGGTCATCCTCGATGGCGAGGCCGCTGAGCACGGCGATGTCCACCGTGTGGTTGTCACCCCAGGTGTTGCCGACGAACTCCACCCGGCGCGACGCGAGGATGAACGTACCGGTGCCGGCGGGCACCTGCGACACCGTGCTGCTGCTGGCCGTCACGGAGGCGAAGTTGTCGCGGTTGTTCCCCGTAATCGTGTTGCCGGTGATGAGGATGTCCGTGCCCTTGATGGGGTTGCCGGGGAGGTCGAACACCACGAGGCCCGTGGTGTTGTCCTGCGCGGTGTTGCCCTGCACGTAGGCGAACTTCGTGTTCTCGATTTCGATGCCCGCCACGTTCTGCTTCGCGATGTTGCGGCGGACGATGGCGTAGCGCGTCTGCCCCACGTAGATGCCGGCGTCGGCCGCGTTGTAGGACTCGCAGTCCTCAATCGTGACGTAGGACGACTTCACCGGGTAGATGCCGTACTTGCCGTTGTTCTCGTCGTCCGCGTTCTTCCACTCGGTGCGGATGCGCTGGACGAAGACGTTGGCGGAGTTCTCCACGCGCAGCGCGTCCTTGCGCGCGTTCCAGATGGCCAGGTCCTTCACGGTGAACAGCTTGCCCACCACGTCGATGCCGTTGGTGTTGCTGGCGGCGCCGGTGAAGTCGAGCACCGTGCTGGCGCTGCCGCCCGTGCCCTCGCCCTTGGCGCCCTTGCCCGCGCCGACGATGGTGATGCCGTTCGTGCGGATGGTGAGGGCGTTGTCGAAGACGAACGTGCCCGCGCCGAGCTGAATGGTGGTGCACTCGGCCAGGTCGTTCACCGCGTCCTGGAGCGCCTGCACCTGGTTGGCGTTGAAGGTCAGCGTCGCCTGGGGCTTGCCCGTGCAGGAGAACTCCTGGGGCCAGACCTGGGTCGTGCCGGCGTCGGTGCCCGCGTCGGTGCCGGCATCCGTCCCCGCATCAGTCTGCGTGCCCGCGTCGGTCTGCGTGCCCGCGTCCGTTCCCGGGTTGCCGGCGTCCGGAGTACCGGAGCCGTCATCATCATCCGAGCATGCGGGAAGGGCGAGCAGACCCACCAGGGCGAGGAGCACGGTACGAGGCGCGCGCGACAGCGGCAGACGGTGCATCAGGGGTTCCTCCTGCGGAAAGCGCTGCGCCTCTTCGCTCCCGAGCGTGGGGCTCCAGGGCGCAAGCAAGACCGAGCGAATCCTCCCCGTGAAGATGGTCAACCTCAAGGGTCCGGTGACGAATTCATGACGCACTACCGTGACGCGGTGCGTTCTGTAACCGGGTTGAGAATAGGCGCATGTGTCGAGCGACACCGCGCGTCCGTTGCACGCGGATTCGTGCCGTGGAAGCACCGCGCACAGGACTTCGTCGGGCTCCACCCCGGCGTGTCGGGCACCCGCCTGGCTCGGGTAGAGAAAGCTCCCACCCGATTGTCGGCAGTCCCTGTGGAAGGCGGGCCCCCCTCTGGGAGTTGCAGGGGGAAATGACCCGGGGGCCCCTGAAAAGGCCGGAAACGCCGTCAAGCGGACGACAGACCGTTCCTGTAGTAAGTCGCCCCCGGAACCGACTGTGGCGGCGGTGTCTCACCGACCGCGCAAGGCGAAGGAAGGGCAACGACATGCGGAAGACGTGGCTGGTCGCGGTGATGCTGGTGCTGGCGGGCTGCCAGCAGCCGGCGAAGACGGATACGGCGTCCGGCGGGGGCGCGACGGGTGGCGGCAGCGCCGCGAACCCGCAGACGGAGGAGCAGAAGACGCTGTACGCGCTCGGCCTGTCCATTGGCCGGAGCATCAGCGTGTTCGACATGACTCCGGAGGAGCTCGAGTACGTCAAGGCCGGCATCACCACCCAGGTGAAGGGTGAGAAGTCGCCGGTGGACATGGAGACGTACGGTCCGAAGCTGCAGGAGCTGGCTCGCTCGCGCAGCACCCGCAAGGCGGAGAAGGAGAAGGAGAACTCGAAGAAGTTCCTCGAGGAGGCCGCCAAGGAGTCCGGCGCCAAGAAGACCGAGTCCGGCCTCGTCTACAAGGAGCTGACCCCCGGCACCGGTGAGTCGCCCAAGGCGTCCGACATCGTGAAGGTGCACTACAAGGGCACGCTGACCAACGGCACCGAGTTCGACAGCTCCTACAAGCGCGGCGAGCCCACGCAGTTCCCGCTCCAGGGCGTCATCAAGTGCTGGACCGAGGGCGTGCAGATGATGAAGGTGGGCGGCAAGGCGAAGCTGACCTGCCCGTCGGACATCGCCTACGGCGACCGCGGCGCCCCGCCGAACATCCCCGGTGGCGCGGCCCTGGTGTTCGAGGTGGAACTGCTGGAGATCGTCAAGGCCCCCGAGACCCCGCCGGGCATGCCGGGCATGCCGGGTGGCGCTCCTCCGACGGGCGCTCCGCACGGCAAGCCGGCGACGCCTCCGGCGCCGACGAAGTAGTCACACCGCTGCTCCACGGGAGCGGCGTCTGAAAGAGGGCTGGTGGGGGATGTCTCCCTCCCAGCCCTCTTCGTGTTTGCGGGGCTTCGTCCGCGTGCGAGCCGGTGGCGCGCGGCGGTCGGCCCGGGGTACGCAACGGGGTCATGCACTCGAAGAGGGAGCACGCCATGCGCCAGAGCCTGCTGCTGTTCTTGGGAGCGTTGTTGCTGGGGGCCTGTGTCAGCGGACGCACCGTGGAGGTGGGGCGCGAGCCGTCGCCGACGGGGGCCGTGTCGGAGGCGGAGTTCAAGGCGATGCACACGCTGCGTCCGGACGCGGCGCCGCCGCGCAAGGGGCAGGAGGTGGAGGTGGCGGGGACGAAGATGTACCTGAGCCTCCCCGAGGGTGCGAAGGGACCGCTGCCGGCCGTGCTCGTCATCCACGAGTGGTGGGGCCTCAACGAGCACATCCAGCACTGGGCGGACCGGCTGGCGGCGAACGGGTACGCGGCGCTGGCGGTGGACCTGTACGGCGGCAAGGTGGCCACCACGCGGGACGAGGCGATGGCGCTGGTGAAGTCGGTGGACGCGGCGCGCGCGCTGGAGGTGCTGAAGGCCGCGCACGCCTTCCTCCAGAAGGACGAGCGCATCCGGGCGGAGCGCACGGGGAGCATCGGCTGGTGCTTCGGGGGCGGCTGGTCTCTGCGTGCCGCCATGGCCCTGCCGGAACTGGACGCGGCGGTCCTCTACTACGGCAACCCGGTGACGGACCCGAACGAGCTCGCCACCATCCACGCGGCGGTGCTGGGCATCTTCGGGACGAAGGACGCGTCCATTCCGCCGGAGAAGGTGGCGGAGTTCCGCCAGGCATTGGACACGGCGGGCGTGCGGCACCGCATCCTGGAGTTCGACGCGGAGCATGCCTTCGCCAACCCGTCCGGCGGCCGCTACGACGAGCACGCCGCGTCCACGGCCTGGCAGGAGACGTCCGCGTTCCTGGAGCAGTACCTGAAGCGCTGAGGCGCGGACCGGGGGCGAGGTGTTGGCCACCTGTCCGATGGGAGCCGTGCCGCTCGGCCGCTGTTGCTCCCTGCCCCCGGGTCGGCTTGAAGGGCGGGCTCATCCTGGAGGGCATGTGCTGAGGACTGGAGCGCGCGTCGCGGTGGGGCTGTGCCTGCTACTGGCCAGTGGCGTGGGGCGGGCAGCGGACGGAGGCGTGGCTCCTGCTTCGCGCGTCGAGGAGGTCACCTTCCGCAGCGGGGACGTCACCCTCGCCGGGACGCTGTGGCTGCCGTCGGGCGTGGCACCCCGTGCGGCGGTGGTGCTGCTGCACGACGAGGACTCCGGGGCGCGGCTGTCGCCGGAGCCGTACCCGGCCTTCCTCGTCCAGCAGGGGCTCGCGGTGCTCACATATGACCGGCGGGGCGCCGGGCGCTCCTCGGGGGAGGGGCAGCCGTGGGTGGCCGGCATCGACGCGTGGGCGGACGACGGGCTCGCGGCGGCGAGGCTGCTCCGCGAGCGCACGGGCGTGCGCGACGTGGGGTTGATGGG contains these protein-coding regions:
- a CDS encoding acyltransferase family protein, which encodes MTSAQTSPRFDGLDTLRAVAILLVFAYHYRVFVSGEPTFGWVSTVGWTGVDLFFVLSGYLIGNQLLSGVTKGKSLSLRAFYLRRLLRTLPNYYVVLALYFTLPTLMGGKTPPPLWRFLTFTQNLWLQPGTAFSHAWSLCIEEQFYVLLPLVIVGALHFGRSLSKRVAWFALAGLMVAGVTLRCVLWFRYGLEEGGAVEGYYPNIYYSSFCRFDEFLPGVAIAMLKNFHPELWKRVTGRGGATLGAGVLATTVLFALLARYYYIDGYGYGFAMTGFGYSLVACAFALLVVAALSPGSLLYRVRVPGAAPLAAWSYAIYLTHKPLAHIAREQLKPWGLGSGTTVAIIAALCLLGGWLLYRFVETPFMRLRDRYHPTNFHTAAREPEAAVAETHASPPQPDAAVTFRSRSA
- a CDS encoding ABC transporter permease yields the protein MDTLLQDLRLALRRLRRSPTFTVVAVATLALGIGANVAIFSVVHAVLLRPLPMRDDARLVRLYTVGRQGPGPTSPLDLRDVREQARAFEGVVGLASAAVTLGADGPESSPEKIQTGLVSAEFFQVLGAGVQLGRGLQAGDDAPGAPQVAVLSHGLWQRRFGGSPSVLGRSLDLGGPQPWTVVGVAAPGFDFPARSELWTPLQWDASMVKSEARGAHWLEVYGRLAPGVSLEEARTEVSGIARRLAEQYPKTNADTGASVELLRDVLLGNVRPSLLLLLGAVGLVLLIACANLTHLLLARATSREGELSVRLALGASRGRLARELLLESALLSVLGGGAGLLAAMWALDALALFGPRDIPRIDEVALNRTVLAFTAGLAVLTTFLFGLVPALHAARADLGRGLRAVSGGGGTSAHRHRTRSVLIIGETALAVLLLVSAGLLLRSFVHLRGAEPGFQPEGVLTVRMELPPLHYRFGSAAPEAFYDSLLERVRALPGVKAAGAVSLLPMDGGIKWTVPLKDAHRPSAPGDAPWETRVRIITPGALEALRVKVLRGRGLTAEDRGGRVVLVSAEAARRFWPDEDPVGHTVSTEMDWGNGAFGGRVVGVVEDQALDGLGAPAVPELFVPYEQARGTGMTLLVRTDGEPLALASAVRAELRALDASLAVSSVRTLSSVVDGTVAPLRFYLLLVGLFAGVALLLAAVGLYGVVAYAVLQRTRELGIRMALGARERQVTGLVLGRYLGLTAAGLVVGLGLAAGASRALTHLLSGVRPVDPMTYAGVVLVLGAVAFLAALLPARRAARVPPAIALRGD
- a CDS encoding nuclear transport factor 2 family protein; the encoded protein is MSTTNLDTALRYLQALENGVAGEALAPFFHPDAVQREYPNALTRNGQTRELKKLLEDSERAKTLLSSQRYAVRGTMEQGDTVALEVDWTGTLAVPLRTLAVGAELRAACGMFLTFKDGRILSQRNYDCFEPF
- a CDS encoding glycoside hydrolase family 15 protein: MALPLEDYALIGDTQSAALVGKDGSIDWLCWPRFDSDACFAALLGDASHGRWLLAPAGGILKVTRRYRPGSLVLETDYETEDGAVRVVDCMPPRGREPDLVRVVYGLKGSVPMRMELLAHFGYGDRSPWVRLHDDHASARAGPDSVALRTPVKLQRRGGLFTADFPVEPGARVPFVLSWHPSHEPPPPPLDALAAVADTEAWWKEWSSRLVSTGPWHEHVERSLITLKALTYSPTGGIVAAPTTSLPLSSGGRPGDARFCWLGDATNALQALLDGGYLDEARAWRDWLVRAVAGEPDELQSSYGVAGERRFPEQELPWLPGYEGARPARIGHAPRRGLGTEDVGEVMGCFSDAARRGLPPSGDAWALQRAMLEHLEGAWLRTPAEGPALTYPRVMAWVAVDRALESAARFGLDAPVERWKRLRSDVHAEVCRDGFDSRSGAFTREYGGRGLDARLLRLGRLGFLPAVDARVRGTVEAVERGLGEGDFVRQDDSRGAGVSLVCSFWLADSLHLMGRRDEARVLFERLLQVRNDVGLLPEEYDPRKRRMAGHFPHTSSHVALVQAAMGLSRGTALTGEGA
- a CDS encoding SO2930 family diheme c-type cytochrome — translated: MRKPFSSGLGWGLAAVLLTAAVASCSGGDDPPGTGPDAGTSQEDSGTPPVDSGTADAGVDAGTDAGEDSGTPDGGGDAGTPDAGPGLPDGSVVIPTNLSDLGLFTGSPATGGLVPVEGNVPYELTTALFSDYALKSRTLYIPPGKKAAYQPKDVLDLPVGTLITKTFSFPADLREPEKNVRVIETRVLVRQPGGWEAYPYFWNDAQTEATLANGGRVVRNLTFIGADGVSRTLDYLVPSKNQCSQCHHILDAAQNQVLLPIGVKARYLNRNHDYGGVQVNQLQHLAELGKLTGAPPAIQLPRAPDAFNPADADLSIRARTYLDINCAHCHRRNATAGDTSQLFLDIDSTEELTLNMGACKRPGSAGSGVGGEFDIVPGDHTVSILWYRLNTVESGKMMPQLGRALRHDQGSQLIADWIDGMPARSCK